The genome window AAGTTTATGAAAAAGTCATTTTTGTATCTGCTTGCTTTACCTGTACTTATGTTGTTATTTGCAAGCTGTCATAGTGAAGAGGACGACTTTATTGATAAGCCGGATCCGAAGAGTCTTATTATCAAAGGTGTTGCCCGAACGTCAGGAGGTCAACCGTTGCCAGATATAGAAGTGAAGTTGGATTTCAGAGAAGCATCTCTGGTTACTACTAAGGTGTACCATAAGGCAAAGGCCACGACTGATAAAGATGGCAACTATATTATGTTTTTCAATTTAAGTGATGAGGAATTTAAGTCGTTGACAACTCCTGTAGGAGATGATGGTGTCTCATACAATTTGCAGCTTACATTGGATTTGAATAAATTAGATGACAAAGAGTATCTTTTGCCTTCAGATGATTCAGCGGTGCGTGATCCGAAAGAAAAGAAACTTTTTTACTACTCTTATAGACCACAAGGGGAGTTACAACTCGGAAAGGTTTACGAGGAGAACATATTTATCCCTCGCAAGCAGCTGGTGAATGTAAGGGTAGAAAGCAATGGGACTATAAACGAAAAGGATAAGTTTGCTGTCAGGAATAGGGTTAAGTATGGTTTGGAAAGTCAGATGCCTGCTCAATTTGACTTTGAAGGTGGACTGGTTGATTTCTACAGATCAGTAGCATTGAAGAATACTCATAGCCAACTTATTCAGATTACTTGTGCCGTTGCAGAAGGAAGTAAGATTGTTTTGTACCGTATTCCAGAAGGAGAGTATAATTATAAGCAGTTCTCATCAGAGGTTGAAGTGCCGGTGACAAAGACAGGAGGAGGGCTCATACTTAGGACTTATTAAGGCTGTTTTCTCGGTAGTTATTTAGTTTTAGGTTGTTTCTTTATTGGAATAAAAAAATATAGGGGCTAATTTCTTAGTCCCTATAAGCGATTTTGTTACTTAACGTAGAATGTTATATCCTTTGGAATCTTAACCCATTTGTTATTGACGACAATCTTCATCGTACTGCCAGCAAGTCGGGTCAGCGTGTAAGTTCCGTCAGAATTGCGTTTCAGTTCGGCTGTGAGGTCTTCACTGCCATAGTCATTGATGATGGTAAGGAGTGCTTTCTTGCCTTTTATGGCAGCATCAGAAATAATCCACTTGCGCGTGTCACGTACTGCACCGAAGTAGCCCGGTACCTCACCGAATATCTCCTGTCGTGGCACAGTGATGTTATTGTGATAGAAGTCTATGTCCATCCATACCTGGTATTCATCATTGACAAGATGCGCCTTGAAGATGGAGTCATTGCTTTGTACAGTCTTTCCGTTTTTTGAAGAAGATGTTTCCTTCTTCGTGTCCGGCAGGTTGTTTTGTGCGATTATGTTGGCAGAGAATGCCAGCATAGCCATTATTGTCAGTACAATCTTTTGTTTCATTTCTATGAATGTTAGTTAATTGCAAAGTTAATGATTTTAATTAATAAATTATAAGTAGTATTCAAAAATGTGTGGATTAAAATTGTTGCTTTCCTTATTTTGTATTACCTTTGTAGACGGTATGTATCAATATTTTAAAGGAGAAGATGTTGTTTCCGGATTATATTTTTGAGACCAGCTGGGAAGTATGCAATAAGGTCGGAGGAATTTATACAGTACTTTCCACTCGCGCAAAGACGTTACAGGACAAGATGAAGGATCATGTTATCTTCCTTGGTCCTGACTGCTGGCAAGACACACCGTCCCCTTACTTCAAGGAGGATAAGACGCTGTTTGCAGCCTGGCAGCAGAAAGCTGCATCCGAGGGTCTGTCTGTAAAGGTAGGTCGTTGGGATATTCCTGGTGAACCGATAGCCATGCTTGTTGGTTTCCAGTCATTTTTTGAAAAGAAGAGTGAGTTGTTTGGTAAGCTCTGGGAGTATTATCGTGTTGATAGTCTTCATGCTTACGGCGATTATGACGAATCAGCAATGTTCGCTTATGCTACGGCACTTGTCGTAGAGAGTTTCTATAAATTCTATCTCAGTGAGAAAGATAAGGTTGTCTTCCATGCAAACGAATGGCAGACAGGCTTTGCTGCGCTCGTACTGCAGCACCGTCAGCCACAGATAGCTTCCATCTTCACGACCCATGCAACCTGTATCGGTCGCAGTATAGCGGGTAATAACAAGCCGCTGTACGAATATCTCTGGGTATATAACGGTGACCAGATGGCTTCTGAACTGAATATGGAGAGCAAGCACTCTATCGAGAAACAGACAGCCCACCACGTTGACTGCTTCACGACAGTGAGCGATATTACGGCAACAGAGTGCAAGGAATTGCTTGACAAGCCGGTGGATGTAGTTCTTCCCAACGGTTTTGAGAATGACTTTGTACCAAAGGGTGCAACCTTCACAAAGAAGCGTAAGGCAGCACGTAAGCGTCTGCTCGATGTAGCCAGTGCGCTCACTGGTGATGATATACAGGATGATGCGTTGATTGTATCAACCAGCGGACGTTATGAATTCCGCAATAAAGGTATCGATGTGTTCATCGAGTCAATGAACCGATTGCGTTTTGATGAGAACCTGAAGAAGCAGGTCGTTGCCTTCATCGAGGTTCCGGGCTGGGTGGCAGGTGCGCGTCAGGACCTTGTTGAGCGTCTCAATAGCGGCAAGCAGTTTGATACACCGTTGGAGAAGCCAGTGCTTACACATTGGCTCAACAATATGGACAATGACCATGTACTGAATATGCTCAAGTCTGTCGGTATGAACAATGCGAAGGAAGACAGGGTAAAGGTCATCCTCCTGCCTTGCTATCTGACAGGGGATGACGGTATCATGAACATGAGCTATTATGACCTCGTACTGGGCAATGACCTCTGCGTCTATCCGTCTTACTATGAGCCATGGGGCTATACGCCGTTGGAGGCAGTAGCGTTCAAGGTTCCCTGCATCACCACTGACCTTGCCGGCTTCGGCTTGTGGGCAAATACAGAGAAGGGAAAGTATAGCGAGATAGAAGATGGTGTGAAGGTTCTGCACCGTACAGATTATAATTATTCAGAGGTAGCCGAAGGTATTAAGGATACCGTAGCCCGTTACTCTTCCTTTACGAAAGCGGAGGTGAACAAATGCCGTTCAAATGCTGAGAAGCTCTCCCGTAAAGCCCTTTGGAGTGAGTTTATCATGTATTATGAGCAGGCTTACAACATAGCATTAGAGAAAGCAGCCGCACGAAACAATTGATAATTCTTTAATAACGATATAAAGATATAACAGTCAAACTATAAAAGTTATGAAAATTAAATCAGATTATTCCAACGAACCTCAGTGGAAAGAGGTAACTGTAAAGTCAACTCTGCCAACGGAACTGGCATGTCTTGATGAGATTGCTCACAATATGTGGTGGGCGTGGAATTACGAAGCACGCAACATGTTTAAAGCTATTGACGAGGTACTCTATGAAGAGGTTGGACATAATCCAGTCCAGCTCCTTGAGCGTCTTAGCTACGACCGTAAGGAAGCTATCGTAAAGGACAAGAAACTGATGAAGCAGGTAAGTGATGTTTACAAGAAGTTCCGTGCTTATATGGACGTTAAGCCAAATACCAAGCGCGCTTCTGTTGCTTACTTCTGTATGGAGTTCGGTCTGAACCAGGCATTGAAGATTTACTCAGGTGGTCTTGGTATGCTCGCTGGTGACTACCTCAAGGAGGCTTCCGACTCAAATGTAGACCTCTGCGCTGTAGGTTTCCTCTACCGTTTTGGCTACTTCACACAGAGCCTTTCAATGGATGGTCAGCAGATTGCAAAATACGATTCACAGAACTTCAACTCTCTGCCTATTGAGCGTGAGCTTGATGAGAACGGTAACCAGGTTGTTGTTGACGTGCCTTACCGCAACTATCAGGTACATGCACTTGTATGGCGTGTGAACGTTGGACGTATCAAACTTTACCTGCTCGATACCGACAATGATATGAACTCAGAGTATGACCGCCCTATCACCCACTCTCTCTATGGTGGTGACTGGGAGAACCGTCTGAAGCAGGAGATTCTGCTTGGTATCGGTGGTATGCTCACATTGAACAAGCTAGGTATCAAGAAGGATATCTATCACTGTAATGAAGGTCACGCAGCACTCTGCAACCTCCAGCGTCTTTGCGACTACATTGATGGTGGTTTGACATTCAACCAGGCTATTGAGCTTGTACGTGCTTCTTCACTCTACACCGTTCACACCCCTGTACCAGCAGGTCACGACTACTTCGATGAGGAACTCTTCGGCAAGTATATGGGTGATTATCCTGCAAAGCTCGGTATCTCTTGGGACGAGTTCATCGGTATGGGTCGCACCAATCCGGATGATCACGGCGAGCGTTTCTGTATGAGTACCTTCGCTTGTAACACCTGTCAGGAGATCAATGGTGTGTCAAAACTTCATGGTTGGGTAAGCCAGAAGATGTTTGCACCATTGTGGAAGGGCTATTTCCCAGAGGAGAACGCAGTAGGCTACGTTACCAATGGTGTACACCTCCCAACATGGACAGCAACAGAGTGGCGCAAACTTTACGACAAGTACTTCGATAAGAGCTTTATGGGCGACCAGAGCAACGAGTCTATCTGGCACGCAATCTATAATGTTCCAGATGCAGAAATCTGGGAAACACGTATGGCATTGAAGCAGAAGCTTATCAAGTACATCCGCGATAAGTTCACTAAGCAGTGGCTCCGCAACCAGGGTGACCCAGCTAAGGTGGTTTCTATCCTTGAGCGCATCAACCCTAATGCATTGATGATTGGTTTCTGCCGTCGTTTTGCTACATACAAGCGTGCACACCTCCTCTTTACCGACCTTGAGCGTTTGGAGAAGATTGTAAACAACCCGGAGCGTCCGGTTCTGTTCTTCTTCTCCGGTAAGGCTCACCCAGCAGATGGCGCAGGTCAGGGACTTATCAAGCGTATCTTCGAGATTTCACGTATGCCACAGTTCCTTGGTAAGATTATCTTCCTTGAGGACTACGATATGCAGTTGGCTCGTCGTCTCGTTTCAGGTGTTGACATCTGGATGAATACACCGACCCGTCCACTCGAGGCAAGTGGTACATCTGGTGAGAAGGCTGAGATGAACGGTGTCGTAAACCTCTCAGTACTCGATGGCTGGTGGGTAGAAGGCTACCGTGAGGGTGCCGGATGGGCATTGCCAGAGAAGCGCACCTATCAGAACCAGGGCTATCAGGACCAGCTCGATGCAGCAACGATCTACAGTCTGCTTGAGAACGAGATTGCACCTCTCTACTTCAACAAGGACAAGAAGAAGGGCTACTCAGAGGACTGGGTGAAGGTTGTGAAGAACTCTATCGCAACTATCGCTCCTCACTATACGATGAAGCGTCAGCTTGACGACTACTATGACAAGTTCTATGAGAGTCAGGCTAAGCGTTCTCATAAGCTGGTAGCTAATGACAACAAACTTGCCAAGGAGATTGCTCTCTGGAAGGAGTCAGTAGCTGAGCGTTGGGACAGCATCTGCGTTGTTTCAAAGAACGAGGAGGCGTTGCAGGACCTCTCTACCGGTCACGAGGTGAAGGTTACTTACACCATCGATGAGCAGGGATTGAATGATGCCGTAGGCCTTGAGCTTGTATTCTTGAAGAATGCGCCTGTTCATGACATAAACATTCACAAGGTTATTCCGTTCAAGATGGTCAAGAGCGAGGGTAACCACTACACCTTCGAGGCTGCTTTCGATGCAACAGAAGCTGGTGCTTACAAGTGTGCTGTCCGTATGTATCCTAAGAACAACCTCCTGCCTCACCGTCAGGACTTCGCTTACGTGAAGTGGATTGGATAAGAACAGTCTGAGGACTAATCAATAGTAAAAAGCCATTCCTAAACTCTGAAAGGAGTTGGGAATGGCTTTTTTTTCTATGCGGAATATTCGGTTCTTCCGTTAAGTGTATAAGGTTGGAAATAGAATAAAGGTTTATATGCTTGCATGTTTTGACTATCCAAAATCAGATGGTCTCATAAGGGGAGGATAAATTACAAGATAAAATGCAGAAAAGGCAAATAAATGCTATGCCTACCCATTACCATGTCTTTCCGTCTTCTATGAACAACTTATTCCCATGTCAATCGGAGTCTGTAAACTATTTTCATGCAACTCAAAACCAATACATGCTCTATTGGCTTCTAAAAGACGCCCAATTGACTTGCAATAGATGCCCTTTTGAGGTCTAACTAACGCCCTTTTGAAGTCCAATTAAGCACCTTTTCTTGCACGACTTTATAACTGACTGATTTCCTGTTGGTTGCAAACTTGCTTTTTACATGTGTTTTTACCTTTATCTGTAGATGTTTTACTCGAAATTATGTCATGATTTTTCAAGCCATTGTCTACAAGTGTTCCCTTGATATAAGAGTTTAATTGCGAAACGCATACTTCAGTGTCATTATCGTCCGTTATGTTGTAGACAATGAGCTTATAGTCGTAGCCAAACTTATCCTTTTGTTCTGCCGCTGTGTAGTATCGTCCTGTAATGGCATTCAGCGGATAGCCGTTTACATCTCCCTTCGGCTTCACTTGTCTTTCCCTGTCAGTGAAGCGGCTTGTTTTCTTGTGATATTTAGTTTTCAGTTTATAGGATTGTACCGTCTTGTTGGTCCGTTCTGTAAAGCTCTTGCCTTACCTTGAGGATGCGTAGAGAACGAAAGGAATAAAATACAGAAACCTTATAGAAGTAACTTTTTCATAATCTGATGCCTTTTGATAGAACACTCTTTTTATGTGTATCAGACTGTTGCTGTTTAGAGGGAAAGTGCGCATACCAGTATGATGGCAGTATTCAATATCAGCAAACCTGCATATATAATCCTGTAAATGAGGACGGATGATTTTTTATATTCACAGCCCAGCAACAGTACAGAAAGTACAGCCAGAATAATGCTTGTTGCATAATACAGCAGATACAGTACCATAGTAGGCTGATATACTTCTGCATCAGTTCTCTCCGTCAGTTCCTCTGCGTCAAACCATGCCCCCTGCATAATGCCCAGAATAGCAAGGATAAGCACAGGACTGATTGCTGATAATAATTTTAAAAGGAAGGGTTTTCTCATTTTCTATTTGTCAATATGATCTTTCTTTCACCACGTCTCGCATAGGTGTATTACACCTATATATGTCTTTTAGCTGATGATTTTACTCCATATCGTGTTTTAATTTAACAAGTCTTTTGCCATGGACTGCATACTCTTCTGTTCGTGAGTGTCCGATGCTTGCCCGTTCGTTTAAATCTTCTTCATAATTGAATATTATTTCTATTCTTCGTAGTTGAGGTGTTCTGTCAATCACATGATTATATAAATACAAGGCAATAGTGTCTTCTGTGTTTGCTGGTAATGAAAAAAAAGTTGTAGAATCTTCAATATCAACACCGAATGAATATGCGTAGTTCTTGTTAAAAAAAACAGAATCATTGGGTAAGGGGTCTCCTTTTTCATTTATATTATAGATGTATCTGTCTGGATTCTTCCAATTATTCCTTTTCTCCAACTCCTTGAAATAACATTCTTCCTTTGCTGAATACTTTGGCTGGTTGTCAGGTTTAGCCCTATGCAATGAGACCCACAGAATATAACGTGTGCAAGTACCCACAGAGAGGAGAATACAGGTCCACATTGCAATTTGAAGGATAATCCTCTTACTTCTTTTTCTTTCCTTTCTCATATTTAATGTATGCCCATCTTCTTATTAACTACAATGTTCTACCAGATAAAACAGACTTTTCAGCACAGAATTCTCGGAACATATATTTTTTAAACTGAAGATATTACTCTGTGTCGTGTTTTAATTTAACAAGCCTTTTACCACGAACTGCATACTCACTTTTGCGAGAATGTCCTAAACTTGAACGTTCGTTTAACCATTCTTCATACTCGAATAATATTACTATTTTCTGCAGTTTAGGAGTCCAACCGATCACATGGTTATATAGATGCAATGCTATGGTATCTTCTGTTTTATCTGGCAAAGAATAAAAAGTTGCAGAATCCTCTATTTCTACACAAAACATATAGGCATAATTTTTATTCAAATCAACTAAACGTTGATGTAATGATTTACCGCTTTTATCTATATTGTATACGCTCCTACGCACGTAATCCCACCCCTCTTTTCCTTCTATTTCATTGAAGTACTCTTTCTCCTTGACAGATAACTCCGGCTGATTCCCTGGCACAGGTCGGAATAATGCAGCCCATGAAAGATAGCATACACAAATAACCACAAAGGAAAGAATCAATATCCATATTGCAAACCGTAAAATATTCTTTGTCTTTATACTTCTTTTCTTTTCCATACTTAATATATATCTATGTTCTTATTAACCACAACTGTGTTGTCAATCTTATGCCAGGTAAAACGAGTTTTTCAGCATGGAACTTTTGGAATATGTATATATTTCTTTGTTAGCTGATGATTTCACTCCATATCGTGTTTTAATTTTACAAGCCTTTTTCCACGAACTGCATATTCACTTTTGCGAGAATGTCCTATGCTTGCCCGTTCATCTAAATCTTCTTCATAATTGAATATTATTTTTATTTTCTGCAGTTCTGGTGTTCTTTCAACCACATGATTATATAAATATAAGGCTATAGTGTCTTCTATTTTAGTGGGTAAGGAAAAGAATGTTGTAGAGTCTTCTATCTTTATACCAAGGGAATATGTGTAATCTTTGTTAAGAAAAACAGAATCATTGGGTAAGGGGTCTCCTTTTTCATTTATATTATAGATGTATCTGTCTGGATTCTTCCAATTATTCCTTTTCTCCAACTCCTTGAAATAACATTCTTCCTTTGCTGAATACTTTGGCTGGTTGTTCGGTTTAGCCCTATGCAATGAGACCCACAGAATATAACGTGTGCAAGTACCCACAGAGAGGAGAATACAGCTCCACATTACAATCTTAAGGATAATCCTCTTACTTGTTTTCCTTTCCTTACCCATATTTAATGTATGTCTATGTTCTTGTTAACTACAATGTTCTACCAGATAAAACGGACTTTTCAGCACAGAATTCTCGGAATATATATACCCTTTAACTGAAGATATTACTCTGTATCATGCTTTAATTTAACAAGCCTTTTACCATGGACTGCATATTCTTCTGTTCGTGAGTGTCCTATACTTGCACCATCTCCTAACCGTTCTACATAAGAGAAATCAATTACAATTCTCTTTAATCGAGGACTTTTGTGGATAATGTGATTATATAAATGCAAGGCAATTGTGTCCTCAATCTTAATAGGTAAAGAGTAGAAAGTTGCGGAGTCTTCTATTTTTGTATGAAACATATAGGCATAATTTTTATTCAGATTAATTAAATGCTGATTTGAGGGATCTCCGTTTACCTCTATATTATATATGCTTCTTTGCACGTAATCCCACCCCTCTTTTCCTTCCATTTCATTGAAGTACTCTTTCTCCTTGACAGATAGCTCCGGCTGATTCCCTGGCACAGGTCGGAATAGTGCAGCCCATGAAAGATAGCATACACAAATAATCACAAAGGAAAGAATCAATATCCATATTGCAAACCGTAAAATGTTCTTTGTCTTTATTCTTCTTTTCTTTTCCATACTTAATATATATCTATGTTCTTATTAACCACAACTGTGTTGTCAATCTTATGCCAGATAAAACGAGTTTTTCAGCATGGAACTTTTGGAATATGTATATATTTCTTTGTTAGCTGATGATTTCACTCCATATCGTGTTTTAATTTTACAATCCTTTTTCCACGAACTGCATATTCTTCTGTTCGTGAGTGTCCAATGCTTGCTCGTTCGTTTATTCGCTCAATATAAGAGAAACCGATGACAATTCTCTGTAGTTCAGGATTTCGGTCAACCACATGATTATATAAATATAAGGCAATAGTATCCCCAGTTTTACTCGGTAACGAAAAGAATGTTGTGGAGTCTTTTATATCAATACGAAGAGAATATGCATAGGGGTTGTTCAGAAAAACAGAATCACTGACTAATGCTTCTCCTTTTTTATCAATATTATAAAGGTATCTACTTGGATTCTTCCAACTATTCCTTTTCTCCAACTCTTTGAAATAACACTCTTCCTTTGCTGAATGCTTTGGCTGGTTGTTCGGTTTAGCCCTATGCAATGAGACCCACAGAATATAACGTGTGCAAGTACCCACAGAGAGGAGAATACAGATCCACATTACAATCTTAAGGATAATCCTCTTACTTGTTTTCCTTTCCTTACCCATATTTAATGTATGCCCATTTTCTTATTAACTACAATGTTCTACCAGATAAAACAGACTTTTCAGCACAGAATTCTCGGAATATATATACCCTTTAACTGAAGATATTACTCTGTATCGTGTTTTAATTTTACAAGCCTTTTTCCACGAACTGCATATTCTTCTGTTCGTGAGTGTCCAATACTTGCCCGTTCGTTTAAATCTTCGTCATAATTGAATATTATTATAATTTTCTTTAATCGAGGACTTTTGTGGATTATGTGATTATATAGATGCAATGCAATAGTGTCTTCTGTTTTATTTGGTAAAGAAAAGAATGTTATGGAATCATTTATTTTTGTACGAAACATATAAGCGTAATCTTTATCCAAATCAACTAAACGTTGATGTAATGATTCACCGCTTTTATTTATATTGTATACGCTCC of Prevotella fusca JCM 17724 contains these proteins:
- a CDS encoding glycogen/starch synthase, yielding MLFPDYIFETSWEVCNKVGGIYTVLSTRAKTLQDKMKDHVIFLGPDCWQDTPSPYFKEDKTLFAAWQQKAASEGLSVKVGRWDIPGEPIAMLVGFQSFFEKKSELFGKLWEYYRVDSLHAYGDYDESAMFAYATALVVESFYKFYLSEKDKVVFHANEWQTGFAALVLQHRQPQIASIFTTHATCIGRSIAGNNKPLYEYLWVYNGDQMASELNMESKHSIEKQTAHHVDCFTTVSDITATECKELLDKPVDVVLPNGFENDFVPKGATFTKKRKAARKRLLDVASALTGDDIQDDALIVSTSGRYEFRNKGIDVFIESMNRLRFDENLKKQVVAFIEVPGWVAGARQDLVERLNSGKQFDTPLEKPVLTHWLNNMDNDHVLNMLKSVGMNNAKEDRVKVILLPCYLTGDDGIMNMSYYDLVLGNDLCVYPSYYEPWGYTPLEAVAFKVPCITTDLAGFGLWANTEKGKYSEIEDGVKVLHRTDYNYSEVAEGIKDTVARYSSFTKAEVNKCRSNAEKLSRKALWSEFIMYYEQAYNIALEKAAARNN
- the glgP gene encoding alpha-glucan family phosphorylase gives rise to the protein MKIKSDYSNEPQWKEVTVKSTLPTELACLDEIAHNMWWAWNYEARNMFKAIDEVLYEEVGHNPVQLLERLSYDRKEAIVKDKKLMKQVSDVYKKFRAYMDVKPNTKRASVAYFCMEFGLNQALKIYSGGLGMLAGDYLKEASDSNVDLCAVGFLYRFGYFTQSLSMDGQQIAKYDSQNFNSLPIERELDENGNQVVVDVPYRNYQVHALVWRVNVGRIKLYLLDTDNDMNSEYDRPITHSLYGGDWENRLKQEILLGIGGMLTLNKLGIKKDIYHCNEGHAALCNLQRLCDYIDGGLTFNQAIELVRASSLYTVHTPVPAGHDYFDEELFGKYMGDYPAKLGISWDEFIGMGRTNPDDHGERFCMSTFACNTCQEINGVSKLHGWVSQKMFAPLWKGYFPEENAVGYVTNGVHLPTWTATEWRKLYDKYFDKSFMGDQSNESIWHAIYNVPDAEIWETRMALKQKLIKYIRDKFTKQWLRNQGDPAKVVSILERINPNALMIGFCRRFATYKRAHLLFTDLERLEKIVNNPERPVLFFFSGKAHPADGAGQGLIKRIFEISRMPQFLGKIIFLEDYDMQLARRLVSGVDIWMNTPTRPLEASGTSGEKAEMNGVVNLSVLDGWWVEGYREGAGWALPEKRTYQNQGYQDQLDAATIYSLLENEIAPLYFNKDKKKGYSEDWVKVVKNSIATIAPHYTMKRQLDDYYDKFYESQAKRSHKLVANDNKLAKEIALWKESVAERWDSICVVSKNEEALQDLSTGHEVKVTYTIDEQGLNDAVGLELVFLKNAPVHDINIHKVIPFKMVKSEGNHYTFEAAFDATEAGAYKCAVRMYPKNNLLPHRQDFAYVKWIG